In Ovis canadensis isolate MfBH-ARS-UI-01 breed Bighorn chromosome 3, ARS-UI_OviCan_v2, whole genome shotgun sequence, one DNA window encodes the following:
- the LOC138438039 gene encoding olfactory receptor 1G1-like: MKPGNHTFSVSEFLLLGLSEHQEQQPLLFGIFLSVYLITVVGNITISLAIVSDPHLHTPMYFFLAHFSLTDLGLSSTTVPRMLVNIQAHRHTIPYAGCLSQIYFFLWFIGLDVFLLAVMAYDRLVAICHPLHYTLVMSPRCCILLVVMSLILAQAYSLTHTLLLTQISFCTDNIIPHFFCELLPLLKLSCSDTYANRCVLTYWGGALTILIPLLIVISYARIVAAILHIPSASGKWKAYSTCSSHLSAICLFYVSAIGVYFIPSSADSANKDRIAAVMYAVVTPMLNPFIYSLRNRDMKSALKRLLSRRALQSP; the protein is encoded by the coding sequence ATGAAACCAGGAAACCACACATTCAGTGTCTCTGAATTCCTCCTCCTGGGCCTGTCTGAGCACCAGGAACAGCAGCCTCTTCTCTTTGGCATCTTCCTGAGCGTGTACCTGATCACTGTGGTGGGGAACATCACCATCAGCCTGGCCATTGTCTCTGACCctcacctccacacccccatgtacttcttcctggcCCACTTCTCCCTCACTGACCTGGGTTTATCATCCACCACTGTCCCCAGGATGTTGGTGAACATCCAGGCTCACAGGCATACCATCCCCTATGCTGGATGCCTATCTCAGATCTACTTCTTCCTGTGGTTCATTGGTCTAGATGTTTTCCTCCTGGCAGTGATGGCATATGACCGGCTGGTAGCCATCTGCCACCCTCTTCACTACACCTTGGTCATGAGTCCCAGATGCTGTATCCTGCTGGTAGTCATGTCCCTAATCCTTGCTCAGGCTTACTCTCTAACCCACACCCTTCTCCTGACTCAGATATCCTTCTGCACTGACAACATCATCCCCCATTTCTTTTGTGAACTTCTCCCCCTGTTGAAGCTCTCTTGTTCTGATACTTATGCCAACAGGTGTGTGTTGACATACTGGGGAGGGGCATTAACCATCTTGATCCCCTTGCTGATTGTCATTTCCTATGCCCGCATTGTGGCTGCCATATTGCACATCCCATCAGCGAGTGGGAAGTGGAAAGCCTACTCCACCTGCAGCTCCCACCTTTCAGCAATTTGCTTGTTCTATGTGTCTGCTATTGGGGTGTACTTCATTCCCTCCTCTGCGGATTCAGCCAACAAGGACAGGATTGCAGCGGTGATGTATGCCGTGGTGACTCCCATGCTGAACCCATTCATCTACAGCCTGAGAAACAGAGATATGAAGAGTGCCTTGAAGAGACTCCTGAGCAGAAGGGCTCTGCAATCTCCATGA
- the LOC138438040 gene encoding olfactory receptor 1J4-like has translation MRKENQSSVSEFLLLGLPIWPEQQGMFFALFLGMYLTTVLGNLLILLLIRLDPRLHTPMYFFLSHLALTDVSFSSVTVPKMLINMQTQDQSIPYAGCITQMYFFIFFTDLDNFLLTSMAYDRYVAICHPLHYSTIMGQGLCTFLVSVSWILSCASALCHTLLLTRLSFCADHSIPHFFCDLDALLKLSCSDTSLSELAIFTVGVVVIVLPLICILISYGCIGATILKVPSTKGICKALSTCGSHLSVVSLYYGTIIGLYFFPPSSTSRDKSTIASVMYTVVTPLLNPFIYSLRNRDMKGALERVLHRAKLLSQ, from the coding sequence ATGAGGAAGGAGAACCAGAGCAGTGTGTCCGAGTTCCTCCTCCTGGGACTCCCCATCTGGCCAGAGCAGCAGGGCATGTTCTTCGCCCTGTTCCTGGGCATGTACCTGACCACAGTGCTGGGCAACCTGCTCATCCTCCTGCTCATCAGGTTGGACCCTcgcctccacacccccatgtacttcttcctcagccACTTGGCCCTCACTGACGTCTCCTTTTCATCTGTCACCGTCCCTAAAATGCTGATAAACATGCAGACTCAGGATCAATCCATCCCCTATGCAGGATGCATAACACAgatgtattttttcatattttttaccgATTTGGACAATTTCCTGCTCACCTCAATGGCCTATGATCGGtatgtggccatctgccaccCTCTCCACTACAGCACCATCATGGGACAGGGGCTGTGCACCTTCCTAGTAAGTGTGTCCTGGATTCTCTCCTGTGCCAGTGCCCTGTGTCACACCCTCCTCCTGACCCGGCTGTCCTTTTGTGCTGACCACAGCATCCCCCATTTCTTCTGTGACCTTGATGCCCTGCTGAAGCTCTCCTGCTCAGACACATCCCTCAGTGAGCTGGCCATTTTCACAGTAGGAGTGGTCGTCATCGTCCTCCCATTAATATGCATCCTGATCTCTTACGGATGCATTGGGGCCACCATCCTGAAGGTCCCCTCCACCAAGGGGATCTGCAAAGCATTGTCCACATGTGGCTCTCACCTCTCTGTGGTGTCTCTGTATTATGGAACAATTATTggactgtatttttttcccccatccagCACCTCCAGGGACAAGAGCACCATTGCCTCTGTGATGTACACAGTGGTCACTCCACTGCTGAACCCCTTCATTTATAGCCTCAGGAACAGGGACATGAAGGGGGCCCTGGAGAGAGTCTTGCACAGGGCAAAACTCTTATCTCAATGA